A window of Paenibacillus sp. 19GGS1-52 contains these coding sequences:
- a CDS encoding YafY family protein → MSKADHMLSILWMLKQRRRTARELAEQLEISVRSIYRYIDALCASGVPIIADAGAGGGYSLPEHFTESPLFFDSEEQRALVQASAFARGTGYPYVEALDRAIAKLKRYSNISQIEHMERHENGIEALYSPSVPLEHLLGELELAAANGYILEMEYRKGNGETVSSRFIDPYGLVLWKGQWYTVAYCHQRQEIRSFRVDRMNGLLRTGTSFNRPVDFSARDYLLESLLPGQDKQENLVTVVIKSGEEVLNDLCSHWLFGHTLVQRLEGQAHFKVDASSLYTYAPYFLLPYGKVLHILEPLALKQRMAAIAAELATHYQT, encoded by the coding sequence ATGTCCAAAGCTGATCATATGTTATCTATTCTCTGGATGCTGAAGCAGCGGCGAAGAACCGCTCGGGAACTGGCGGAGCAGCTTGAAATCAGCGTCCGCTCGATTTACCGTTACATTGATGCCTTATGCGCAAGTGGCGTGCCCATCATTGCCGATGCCGGAGCAGGCGGCGGTTACAGCCTGCCGGAGCATTTTACCGAATCCCCTCTATTCTTCGACTCTGAGGAGCAGCGGGCGCTTGTGCAAGCTTCCGCTTTCGCACGCGGGACCGGATATCCTTATGTCGAAGCCCTTGATCGGGCCATTGCCAAGCTGAAACGCTATAGTAACATCAGTCAGATAGAGCATATGGAGCGGCACGAGAACGGTATTGAAGCTCTGTATTCTCCTTCTGTCCCTCTGGAACATTTACTCGGAGAGTTGGAGCTAGCTGCTGCGAATGGATACATATTAGAAATGGAATACCGTAAAGGAAATGGGGAAACCGTGTCTTCACGATTCATTGATCCTTATGGACTTGTGCTATGGAAAGGACAATGGTACACCGTGGCTTATTGCCATCAGCGACAGGAGATCCGCAGCTTTCGGGTAGATCGAATGAATGGACTTCTGCGGACTGGAACCTCTTTTAACCGCCCCGTCGATTTCTCTGCGCGCGATTATCTGCTGGAGAGTCTTCTCCCCGGTCAGGATAAACAGGAGAACTTAGTTACGGTCGTCATAAAGTCCGGCGAAGAAGTCCTTAATGATCTGTGCAGCCATTGGTTATTTGGGCATACTTTAGTGCAGCGTTTGGAAGGGCAAGCCCATTTCAAGGTTGATGCAAGCTCTTTATACACCTATGCCCCCTATTTTTTGCTGCCTTATGGCAAGGTGCTGCACATTCTGGAGCCTCTGGCTTTGAAGCAGCGAATGGCGGCTATTGCCGCTGAATTGGCCACTCATTACCAAACTTAA
- a CDS encoding SRPBCC domain-containing protein — protein MKELKYEFYIGGTPEQVWAALVNPESTKQVYYGSVIRSSYKEGDLLEYIGPGTEGAETVHVYGTVLEYTPNKALRFTHKVGPSYLMGGPIFESRISWLLEPVGGCTKLTLIHDEWDSADPSYAASDSAWWQILSNTKTLVETGRTLDFGNWE, from the coding sequence ATGAAGGAACTAAAATATGAATTCTATATTGGCGGAACACCCGAACAGGTCTGGGCGGCTCTAGTCAACCCTGAGAGCACAAAGCAAGTTTATTACGGAAGCGTCATCCGTTCCAGTTATAAGGAAGGAGACCTATTGGAATATATTGGGCCCGGCACTGAGGGTGCAGAAACCGTTCATGTATACGGTACAGTGCTGGAATACACGCCGAACAAGGCTTTGCGTTTTACACATAAGGTCGGCCCCTCCTATCTGATGGGCGGACCGATCTTTGAATCGCGCATTTCCTGGTTACTGGAGCCGGTAGGCGGCTGCACGAAGCTAACGCTCATTCATGACGAATGGGATTCAGCGGACCCTTCCTATGCAGCTAGTGACAGCGCGTGGTGGCAAATCCTGAGCAATACGAAGACCTTGGTCGAGACCGGTCGAACACTAGATTTCGGCAACTGGGAGTAA
- a CDS encoding FeoA family protein: MTATVIPIPLSEALNGSRLRISGIEVQGVLRRRLLDLGFVVGNAVEVLRRSPLGDPTAFRVSNTTIALRREESSLIYGELIGGAET; this comes from the coding sequence ATGACAGCAACAGTAATCCCCATTCCCTTGTCTGAAGCCTTAAACGGCAGCAGGCTGCGTATTAGTGGCATTGAAGTGCAAGGTGTGCTGAGAAGAAGATTGCTTGACCTTGGATTTGTGGTCGGCAATGCTGTAGAGGTACTGCGGCGCAGCCCCCTTGGAGACCCTACAGCCTTTCGGGTAAGCAACACTACTATTGCCTTACGAAGAGAAGAAAGCTCATTGATTTACGGGGAACTGATTGGAGGTGCAGAGACATGA
- a CDS encoding FeoB small GTPase domain-containing protein, translating to MSQYTVAFAGNPNTGKSTLFNLLTGMRQHTGNWAGKTVISAEGEFTHKNHQYLAVDLPGTYSLYSNSADEEAARDYIIFEQPDVTLVVLDATSLERNLNLALQVLEITGRTVICINLIDEARRLGIDINLRKISKRLGVPVVAISARNKIGIEALLDQVERVATSVVAAPPLRITYNDDIERGIAELTPMVEQTIGSMYPARWIALRLLDGDDSLLTSLKANMNSKGKTLSGTKEVLGHGVTACH from the coding sequence ATGAGTCAATATACCGTCGCTTTTGCGGGCAATCCCAATACAGGTAAAAGCACTCTGTTCAACCTTCTGACCGGTATGCGCCAGCATACGGGAAACTGGGCTGGCAAGACAGTCATTAGCGCCGAGGGAGAGTTTACTCACAAAAACCATCAATACCTCGCAGTTGATCTCCCCGGTACGTACTCGCTATATTCGAACTCAGCTGATGAAGAGGCCGCCAGAGATTATATTATTTTTGAACAGCCGGATGTTACGCTCGTAGTGCTCGATGCTACTTCACTGGAGCGCAACCTTAACCTTGCCTTGCAGGTATTGGAGATTACCGGGCGGACCGTGATCTGCATCAACCTGATTGATGAGGCTCGTCGACTTGGCATCGATATCAACCTGCGTAAGATTTCGAAACGGCTTGGTGTCCCTGTAGTAGCTATATCCGCCCGCAATAAAATCGGTATCGAAGCGTTATTGGATCAGGTGGAACGTGTCGCGACAAGTGTCGTCGCTGCACCGCCGCTGCGGATCACTTACAACGATGACATTGAGCGGGGAATTGCAGAGCTTACACCCATGGTAGAGCAAACGATCGGCTCCATGTATCCAGCCCGCTGGATTGCACTGCGCCTGCTGGACGGTGATGACAGCCTGCTGACCTCACTCAAAGCAAATATGAACAGCAAGGGCAAAACTCTTTCTGGGACAAAGGAGGTTCTGGGCCATGGAGTCACCGCATGTCACTAA
- a CDS encoding nucleoside recognition domain-containing protein, with translation MESPHVTKGKDTLDSLLARAKKLADGGAIRDDIVGGIYGVSSGICADAITYQDKKRLRSTYKLDNIVTSKIWGFPIMLAILGVVFWITIAGANYPSGWLASFFGFIEGYLTAGFQAVHAPDWLHGVLVLGLYRGTAWVISVMLPPMMIFFPVFALLENFGYLPRVAFNMDRLFKKSGGHGKQALTMSMGFGCNAAAILSTRIIESPRERMLAILTNNFVPCNGRWPTLILLASLFMSGAAATGAMRTLTTASVLMGMVLIGIIVTLSVSWVMSKTALRGVPTHYTLELPPYRRPQIWKTILISSKEKSLNVLTRAIVVAAPAGIITWILGNIFVGGESVLNHMAAFFDPFAHLLGMDGFIIMAFILGLPANEIVLPILLMGYMSSGSLVDVDSLGSIKDIFLEHGWTWLTALNMMLFSLLHYPCGTTLVNIYKETKSMKWAVLSAVIPLGIALVVTFAVAQLARIFGWV, from the coding sequence ATGGAGTCACCGCATGTCACTAAGGGGAAGGACACGCTTGATTCTCTGCTCGCTAGAGCCAAGAAACTAGCTGACGGAGGAGCCATACGCGATGACATTGTCGGGGGTATTTATGGCGTATCCTCGGGCATCTGTGCGGATGCCATCACCTACCAAGACAAGAAGCGGCTGAGAAGCACTTATAAGCTCGATAATATTGTCACCTCCAAAATATGGGGATTCCCCATTATGCTCGCCATCCTCGGTGTCGTATTCTGGATTACGATTGCCGGCGCCAATTATCCTTCGGGCTGGCTTGCTTCCTTCTTCGGCTTCATTGAAGGTTACCTGACTGCCGGCTTTCAAGCCGTCCATGCTCCAGATTGGCTGCACGGTGTCCTTGTTCTGGGATTGTACAGAGGCACTGCGTGGGTAATCAGCGTGATGCTGCCGCCGATGATGATCTTCTTCCCTGTATTCGCGCTGCTGGAGAATTTCGGTTATTTACCCCGTGTCGCCTTTAACATGGACCGGTTATTCAAGAAATCCGGCGGCCATGGCAAGCAGGCCTTAACCATGTCGATGGGCTTTGGCTGCAACGCCGCCGCCATCCTCTCGACACGTATTATCGAATCACCACGTGAGCGGATGCTCGCTATTCTAACCAATAATTTTGTGCCCTGCAACGGTCGTTGGCCGACGCTGATCCTGCTGGCCTCTCTATTTATGTCAGGAGCAGCCGCAACAGGGGCCATGCGTACGCTAACAACGGCCTCCGTGTTGATGGGCATGGTGCTGATCGGCATTATCGTAACCTTATCCGTATCTTGGGTGATGTCCAAGACCGCATTGCGCGGCGTTCCCACGCATTACACCTTAGAGCTACCGCCGTACCGCCGTCCGCAAATTTGGAAGACCATTCTCATTTCCTCCAAGGAGAAATCTCTGAACGTCCTCACCCGAGCCATCGTCGTTGCAGCTCCGGCAGGTATTATCACCTGGATACTTGGCAACATCTTTGTTGGCGGAGAAAGTGTTCTAAACCACATGGCTGCCTTCTTCGATCCTTTCGCTCACTTGCTGGGCATGGATGGGTTTATTATTATGGCTTTTATCCTCGGACTGCCGGCCAATGAAATCGTATTGCCGATTCTGCTCATGGGCTATATGTCCTCCGGATCATTGGTTGATGTCGATAGCCTTGGCAGCATCAAGGACATCTTCCTGGAACATGGCTGGACGTGGTTAACCGCGCTTAATATGATGCTCTTCTCCCTGCTTCACTACCCGTGCGGCACAACGCTCGTGAACATTTATAAAGAAACCAAAAGCATGAAGTGGGCGGTGCTCTCAGCCGTCATTCCGCTAGGCATCGCCTTGGTTGTTACCTTTGCCGTCGCCCAGCTTGCCCGTATATTCGGGTGGGTATAA
- a CDS encoding ABC transporter ATP-binding protein, with protein MELIIQNVSKKYKGDFYGLHDLSLEIKSGILGLLGPNGAGKSTLMRILSTITQPTAGKVSWNGVDIKESPNVVRSILGYLPQDFGVYPHLNAVEFLEYLAAIRGLDYKIARKRIDELLHLVNLHEVRNKPLHSFSGGMKQRVGIAQALLNDPKLLIVDEPTVGLDPEERIRFRNLLSELSGERIVILSTHIVSDVEATATDIAIVSQGRLVIQAAPTKILAATEGKVWEWLMLSDIWMEKRKQLLISNTIQSNEGVRVRVIADIQPSAECRRVTPTLEDAYLYYISANKQVETA; from the coding sequence ATGGAACTTATAATTCAAAACGTAAGTAAAAAATATAAAGGAGATTTTTACGGGCTTCACGACTTATCACTAGAGATCAAATCAGGTATTTTGGGATTGTTAGGGCCAAATGGTGCAGGTAAATCGACATTGATGCGAATCTTATCAACCATTACACAACCTACTGCGGGTAAAGTGAGCTGGAACGGAGTCGATATCAAGGAATCACCCAATGTTGTACGAAGCATATTAGGTTATTTGCCGCAGGATTTCGGGGTATACCCTCATTTAAATGCAGTTGAGTTTTTGGAGTATTTAGCAGCGATCCGGGGGTTGGATTATAAAATTGCCAGAAAAAGAATTGACGAGCTACTTCATTTAGTTAATCTTCATGAGGTTCGCAATAAACCGTTACATAGTTTTTCAGGTGGAATGAAGCAACGTGTAGGTATAGCACAGGCGTTATTAAACGATCCCAAGCTATTAATCGTAGATGAGCCAACGGTTGGGCTTGATCCTGAGGAACGGATTCGTTTTCGCAATCTTTTATCCGAATTGTCAGGCGAGCGGATAGTTATCTTGTCCACACATATCGTATCGGATGTCGAAGCGACCGCAACCGATATTGCGATTGTCAGTCAAGGGCGACTAGTGATACAGGCAGCACCAACCAAAATATTAGCAGCGACAGAGGGGAAAGTATGGGAATGGTTGATGCTGAGTGATATCTGGATGGAAAAACGCAAGCAATTGTTAATCAGCAATACAATCCAAAGTAATGAAGGGGTGCGTGTTAGGGTTATTGCCGATATACAGCCTTCAGCAGAATGTCGTAGGGTGACTCCGACTTTGGAGGATGCGTATTTGTATTACATTTCGGCAAATAAGCAGGTGGAGACAGCATGA
- a CDS encoding PLP-dependent aminotransferase family protein, with product MKKAVGMEQSHPLFRQVYEFILNRIERGEWRAHDKLPSIRLLAEETKVHRLTVFKAYRALTENGKVYVKDKSGYYVSPDSLLPADVGEGAVVASYQLTNPLSDIQRIPAKYQFSQALIDPNLLPNLFLSDYVKKVFDLYPKVMGTYSSVQGDEELRETLSQHFRQHHRLQLSAAELLITSGAQQAINLVARILLGPMDTVLVERPTYSVAMDIFRREGARLVPVEITAQGYDLEEVEALMRKHKPRMFYMNPTHHNPTGYSVPARQRKLLVELAERYRCMLVEDDPFRDMYFVEEPPTPLFAYDTEGWVIYISSFSKYVAPGLRICAVACRFPFMERLITAKSLADNGTPLLNQKIFLHYYTSPRLQQHLGKLRTALQVHKEIMEEELAAAGWEWTAPQGGLNLWVKLPATLSVEALFRKSMEQSIAFIPGEILDPLGEMKSWIRLSYSFASETVLREGMKRLTTLARTLE from the coding sequence ATGAAAAAAGCCGTTGGAATGGAGCAGAGTCATCCCTTATTCCGTCAAGTGTATGAGTTTATCTTAAACCGTATCGAGCGGGGGGAGTGGAGAGCGCATGACAAGCTGCCTTCCATCCGATTGCTGGCTGAGGAAACCAAGGTGCACCGGCTGACGGTATTTAAGGCTTACAGAGCACTGACTGAGAACGGGAAGGTGTATGTAAAAGATAAATCCGGCTATTATGTGTCCCCAGACAGCCTGCTACCTGCAGATGTTGGTGAGGGCGCTGTGGTTGCCTCTTATCAACTGACTAATCCGCTGTCCGATATCCAGCGAATTCCGGCCAAATACCAGTTCTCACAGGCGCTGATTGATCCCAATTTGCTGCCCAACCTTTTTCTGTCGGATTATGTGAAAAAGGTATTCGACCTCTATCCGAAGGTGATGGGGACGTATTCGAGTGTACAAGGAGATGAAGAGCTGCGGGAGACGCTGAGTCAGCATTTCAGGCAGCATCATCGGCTGCAGCTGTCAGCCGCGGAGCTGTTAATCACCTCCGGCGCACAGCAGGCGATTAATCTGGTGGCCAGAATTCTGCTTGGACCCATGGACACTGTGCTGGTGGAGCGTCCGACTTACAGCGTGGCTATGGATATTTTTCGGCGGGAGGGTGCGCGGCTGGTTCCAGTTGAGATTACTGCGCAGGGGTATGATCTGGAGGAAGTGGAAGCTTTAATGCGCAAGCATAAGCCGCGGATGTTCTATATGAATCCTACTCACCATAATCCGACCGGGTACTCGGTTCCGGCGCGTCAGCGCAAACTCTTGGTCGAACTAGCCGAGCGCTACCGCTGTATGCTGGTGGAGGATGATCCTTTTCGCGATATGTATTTTGTAGAGGAGCCGCCGACGCCATTATTTGCCTACGATACGGAGGGCTGGGTCATTTATATTAGCAGCTTCAGCAAATATGTCGCTCCGGGCTTGCGGATCTGTGCGGTAGCCTGCCGTTTCCCGTTCATGGAGCGGTTGATCACAGCCAAATCACTGGCGGATAACGGCACTCCGCTGCTCAATCAGAAAATATTTCTGCATTATTACACCTCACCGCGCTTGCAGCAGCATCTAGGTAAGTTGCGCACTGCACTTCAGGTACATAAGGAAATTATGGAGGAGGAGTTGGCGGCGGCAGGCTGGGAGTGGACAGCTCCGCAGGGCGGGCTGAATTTGTGGGTGAAGCTGCCTGCGACGCTCTCTGTGGAAGCCCTTTTTCGCAAAAGCATGGAGCAGTCCATCGCGTTTATCCCCGGTGAGATTCTGGACCCGCTGGGAGAGATGAAGTCGTGGATTCGCCTCAGTTATTCGTTCGCTAGTGAAACGGTGCTGCGTGAAGGAATGAAACGTCTGACAACACTCGCGCGGACGCTGGAGTAG
- a CDS encoding EamA family transporter, whose translation MILVAYALVCLIFGTTFLAIKIGVDAGAPPFFSAGLRFFVAGAVLFLWMVWKHKANFSLLLRKELLFTGAALTFGTFSALYWAEQYVSSGLAAVLSATGPIMILLMQATVLRQKASSISLYGCIIGFIGVLLLVLPNLALDVSPLWIVGCVVVLIGECCYAAGAIYSKKVITSMPEVSPIALNAVQMMYGGLLLSILSMATEKVHPEFLFSIKTAGSLLYLTVVGSMVGHTLFYWLVAKTNPVFPSTWLYISPPIAVGVGFLFYSETVSWVTLLGVFTIIGGTLLVNAAALKQLIQKPRPKTKTADALLPRQAE comes from the coding sequence ATGATTCTTGTTGCCTATGCTCTCGTATGTCTTATCTTCGGTACAACCTTTCTTGCGATCAAAATCGGCGTGGATGCCGGTGCGCCTCCCTTCTTCTCAGCGGGTCTGCGCTTTTTCGTGGCTGGTGCTGTTCTATTTCTCTGGATGGTCTGGAAACACAAAGCCAACTTTTCCCTACTGCTGCGCAAAGAACTGCTGTTTACCGGGGCTGCACTGACCTTCGGAACCTTCTCTGCTCTGTACTGGGCTGAACAATATGTATCTTCGGGGCTCGCTGCAGTGCTGTCGGCCACCGGTCCAATCATGATTTTGTTGATGCAAGCCACAGTTCTTCGGCAAAAAGCTTCGTCGATCTCGCTCTACGGCTGCATCATCGGCTTCATCGGTGTCCTGCTGCTAGTTCTGCCTAACCTAGCACTCGATGTTTCCCCGCTCTGGATTGTCGGCTGTGTTGTCGTTCTGATCGGAGAATGCTGCTATGCAGCAGGTGCCATCTATTCCAAAAAAGTAATTACCAGCATGCCCGAGGTGTCGCCCATCGCGCTCAATGCTGTTCAGATGATGTATGGTGGGTTGTTGCTGTCCATTTTGTCTATGGCTACAGAGAAGGTACACCCTGAGTTCCTCTTCTCGATCAAAACAGCGGGGTCGTTGCTCTATCTGACCGTGGTCGGTTCCATGGTTGGACATACACTATTCTATTGGCTCGTCGCCAAGACGAATCCGGTCTTCCCCTCTACGTGGCTCTATATTTCTCCTCCTATTGCTGTTGGCGTTGGCTTCCTGTTCTACTCGGAGACTGTCTCTTGGGTAACCCTGCTTGGAGTGTTCACGATCATTGGCGGAACCTTGCTGGTGAATGCTGCCGCCTTGAAGCAATTAATCCAGAAACCGCGGCCCAAGACAAAGACGGCTGATGCACTCCTTCCGAGGCAAGCAGAATAG
- a CDS encoding helix-turn-helix transcriptional regulator, translated as MIELTSRQLQIIDIVKKRSPISGEQIAESLLLSRPTIRSDLSVLVMLEYIDAKPKVGYFPGKKASSGLGSSYLLQETKVKAIQSLPIIIRETTTIQDAVVTLFLQDVGTLIICDVDGKLTGVASRKDFLKVTLGNPGAVSMPVSMVMTRQPKVVTIFPDDTVLDAAHKMIFHEVDSLPVVVPSSAEDAGTKLDVVGRLTKTSIIKLLLELEPKG; from the coding sequence GTGATCGAACTGACATCCCGTCAATTGCAAATTATTGATATTGTAAAAAAAAGATCGCCGATTTCCGGCGAACAAATTGCCGAAAGCCTGCTTCTTAGCCGGCCCACGATCCGCTCCGATCTGTCGGTTCTGGTCATGCTTGAGTATATTGATGCCAAACCAAAGGTCGGGTATTTCCCCGGCAAAAAAGCCTCATCCGGCTTAGGCAGCAGTTATCTGCTGCAGGAAACCAAGGTCAAGGCTATTCAAAGCTTGCCTATTATTATCCGGGAGACCACAACGATTCAGGATGCGGTCGTTACCCTGTTTCTCCAGGATGTTGGCACTCTTATTATTTGTGACGTAGACGGCAAGCTGACTGGTGTCGCTTCCCGCAAGGATTTCTTAAAGGTCACGCTTGGCAACCCCGGTGCTGTTTCCATGCCTGTAAGTATGGTCATGACGCGTCAGCCCAAGGTAGTGACGATATTCCCTGATGACACGGTGCTTGATGCTGCGCATAAGATGATTTTTCACGAGGTAGACAGTTTGCCGGTGGTTGTTCCGAGCAGTGCAGAGGATGCCGGCACGAAGCTGGATGTGGTTGGGCGCCTAACGAAGACTTCCATCATAAAGCTTCTCCTCGAACTTGAACCCAAAGGATAA
- a CDS encoding pyruvate, water dikinase regulatory protein, translated as MEEPSHFITICSDSLGDTAEAVVQAVLHQFQNQRVTIRRYGNVRHEDELRKLMEEAAKHQGFVAYTLVQPELREMIREESVRLDLRIVDIMGPMMQTFIDTFDDAPQARPGLLHQLDENYFRRIEAIEFTVACDDGRDLGAMLKADIVLLGMSRTSKTPLSIFLAHRGKKVVNYPIVPEIGPPHQLFSLPPNRLIGLTMDPEHMLKIRSERLKVLGLPVGSQYASLARIMEEMEYAAVLFTKLDCPIIDITDKAIEETAGIIMGYI; from the coding sequence ATGGAGGAACCTTCTCACTTCATTACGATATGCTCGGATTCTTTAGGAGATACGGCGGAGGCTGTCGTGCAGGCCGTCTTACACCAATTCCAGAATCAGCGTGTCACGATTAGACGATATGGCAATGTAAGACATGAAGACGAGCTTAGAAAGCTGATGGAAGAAGCGGCTAAGCATCAAGGCTTTGTCGCTTACACCCTGGTACAACCAGAGCTTAGGGAGATGATTCGCGAGGAATCCGTTCGTCTCGACCTGCGCATCGTAGATATTATGGGCCCGATGATGCAGACCTTTATCGACACTTTCGATGATGCTCCGCAAGCAAGACCGGGCCTGCTGCACCAGCTCGACGAGAACTATTTCCGCCGGATTGAAGCGATTGAATTCACCGTCGCCTGCGATGACGGGCGTGATCTTGGCGCTATGCTGAAGGCGGATATCGTACTCTTGGGCATGTCCCGTACCTCCAAGACGCCGCTCAGCATCTTTTTGGCCCATCGGGGTAAGAAAGTGGTCAACTATCCGATCGTACCGGAAATCGGCCCGCCGCACCAGTTGTTCAGCCTGCCGCCGAACCGACTGATCGGACTGACGATGGACCCGGAGCATATGCTGAAGATCCGTTCCGAACGCCTGAAGGTGCTGGGCTTGCCAGTAGGCTCCCAGTACGCAAGTCTTGCACGGATCATGGAAGAAATGGAATATGCCGCAGTGCTGTTCACCAAGCTAGACTGTCCTATCATCGACATCACTGACAAAGCTATTGAAGAAACCGCTGGGATTATTATGGGTTACATTTAA
- the glpX gene encoding class II fructose-bisphosphatase: MERELALEIVRVTELGALASARWIGRGDKNAADDAATTAIRSMFDSVSIDGTVVIGEGEMDDAPMLYIGERVGNKKGPSVDVAVDPLEGTEVVACGLHNAQSVIAIADKGSLLHAPDIYMEKLACGPELAGKLRIEDSVEVTLQKASLITGKSLSELTVMVLDRKRHEKLIASLRQAGVRIKLLGHGDVAGAIAAALPDSDVDLYMGSGGAPEGVLAAAALKCLGGEMQGKLLPEGPFEMQRCLQMGIANPTRVLYMEDMVGTGDVIFAATGVTSGEFLSGVRFIGKERAETHSVIMRAQSRTIRYIRSIHFLPGKEIPDTWTGRQNVASL; the protein is encoded by the coding sequence ATGGAACGCGAATTGGCTCTTGAAATTGTACGGGTAACAGAACTGGGTGCTTTGGCTTCAGCCCGCTGGATTGGCCGGGGCGATAAGAATGCAGCTGATGATGCGGCTACAACCGCTATCCGTTCCATGTTTGATTCCGTCTCCATTGATGGGACCGTAGTGATTGGCGAAGGCGAGATGGATGATGCGCCGATGCTCTATATCGGAGAAAGAGTTGGCAATAAGAAGGGTCCTTCGGTAGATGTCGCCGTTGATCCTCTAGAGGGCACAGAGGTAGTTGCTTGCGGACTGCATAACGCTCAATCTGTCATCGCTATTGCCGACAAAGGCAGCCTCCTCCATGCCCCTGATATTTATATGGAGAAGCTGGCCTGCGGCCCTGAACTGGCTGGCAAACTCCGTATTGAAGATTCTGTTGAGGTCACTCTGCAGAAAGCAAGTCTCATTACCGGCAAATCCCTCTCCGAGTTAACAGTGATGGTGCTGGACCGCAAGCGGCATGAAAAACTGATTGCCAGCCTGCGGCAGGCGGGTGTACGCATCAAACTGCTCGGACATGGCGACGTGGCCGGCGCAATTGCCGCAGCGCTGCCTGACAGTGATGTTGATCTGTACATGGGCTCGGGCGGAGCGCCTGAAGGCGTACTCGCCGCCGCTGCGCTGAAGTGCCTGGGCGGGGAAATGCAAGGAAAGCTGCTCCCTGAGGGTCCTTTCGAGATGCAGCGTTGCCTGCAGATGGGTATCGCCAATCCGACACGAGTGCTGTACATGGAGGACATGGTCGGCACTGGCGACGTCATCTTCGCCGCAACCGGAGTCACTTCAGGTGAGTTCTTAAGCGGTGTTCGCTTTATCGGCAAAGAGCGGGCCGAGACGCATTCAGTAATCATGCGCGCGCAGAGTCGCACCATCCGCTATATCCGCAGCATTCATTTTCTTCCCGGCAAAGAAATACCGGATACCTGGACAGGTAGACAAAACGTAGCCTCCTTATAG